ATTAACTTTCCCCCAGGTGGACGAGGCTCTGGGAATATAGTTTCCCCGGAAGGCAGGCCTTTGTGCAGGGGAATGGGAGTATTCCCattgacttcttttttccttccctctttttttttttttttataaatttttatttatttatgatagtcacacacagatagagagagagaggcagagacacaggcagatggagaagcaggctccatgcactgggagcccgacgtgggattcgatcccgggtctccaggatcgcgccctgggccaaaggcaggcgccaaaccgctgcgccacccagggatcccgacttcttttttccttacaCTGCTGGAAGCACCAGAATCTTTCTCTGATCTTTACAGTGAGAACATGGGGGAGGCACCCAAAGGCAAAACTCACAAAATGTGTGTGGCCCCCACAGATAGGATATCTTGCTGCTTTTCAATCTCATAGTGATGCTGCTCATCACTATGGAACTTCCAGTAATTCTTCAATTTTAGCTTCAGTATTCCTACTAGTACTAGCCTGAGCTGTGGtttcccaggactctgagatcatgacctgagcctaaggcagactcttaactcattgagccacccaggcaaaccCAAGGAATCAATCTTAAATACTTTTCTCATGCCCTACTCTTGTAATGTGACCACTTCTGTTCCTAGGCTATTAGTTAATGGAGTTGCTTATAAATCACAGACACAAATATCCATTTTCCGAAGAATATTTACACTTGGGTGTACAGGTGTCAATCGCAGGAGATATCTAATGCTTCTGTTATTGTTTCCTGACTTAACTTATTGCACCTTGTGCTCAGAGAACTCCATTTCCCCTTCTTCTCATTATACTTCTTAAGGTAAAAGATACTACTTCAATATGACTATTGTTTTGAGGTTGGTTTCTCTAAACACTCAATGCTACAAACACGATTGGATTTGTTATGTCCACCTTTATCTTGACAGCAACACACAAACTGGCTTAGAGAAAGTCTCTTCTTAACGTGTACAATGAATAACGTAATAATGAGTAAGTGCATTATATTCTACATTTTCTCAATGAGTTAAAtcggattatttgttttaaaaaaataaacacgaGATTTATCTATACAGAGTATTTactgaaataataaattgaaaaatataaagaaaatactttttctctAACCATAAAATGAAAGTATAATAATATTCTTAAAGGTGAAAATAATCTTATAAAAGTCGAATAAGTTGTTATATACACCGGTAAATAGATCTGCAAGGTTATCTAAAATCAACTACAGCTTCTAGGGTTGACATGTAACTAAAATCTCCTGACATTTGAAAAATTGATTCAATCAAGTCATCATTATACCAGACATAATGTTTTGAAATGCCAGAGCAAAAACGAGAGGGATATTATGAGTAAGGGAGATTCAATTCCttagggaggtgggcaggggaccCATGTAAATGAGCTCAGAATCTTGGAAGCCTTATCACAAAGATTGGTGGCTGAATGTTCAATTTCAGGGACACTACGCAAATACAGACCAAGGATATCACAAAACTCTATCTCAAATCAATTTCCTTACGCAGCTAAATAATCATAGAATATATCTTGATTCtgggagaatgaaagagagagagaaagagagagacagagagagagaaagcaatatatagagcatgagtaggggaggagagggagtagGAGACATGCAACTGAGAAGAAGCCCAATgacaggctccatcccaggaccctgggaatagAGAtccagccaaagacagacgcctCATGGAAAGGCCACCCAGGCGACTCAGGAACAAAGAATCCTCTAGAGTCTCTGCcgttgtggggagcctgatgtggggatccaTCCAATCATCCTGAGATGAGGATCTCCGCTGAAACCAAGATCTGGCTGGTTACCCGACCTTACCTTACCGGTCCCCTGGGTGTAACGGGGACGTGCCCTCCTATCCAAAATAGTCCGTCATCAGGAGCAAAAGAAGACAACAAGGCCTCTTGGAGGAGAGTTTCCAAAAAGGAGGGAGCCTCCACAGACTCTGGGCTTCAGTGAGTGGCTTGCCCTTagaagtcacatggccacacaggATCCACAAGGGAATCCATCTGGAGACCACTTCTCCTTTGGGACTCTGTTCCCTTGGCAGCGCTTCCATTGCTAGGCTTCAAGGGAACGGACCGGCTTGTAACTGGCAGAACCCAATAGGCATTTTCTTAAGGATATTGGTACTGGGACATCCACCAGTCTAATAGGGAAGGTATTATCTAGTGCTGCTTGATGATATTTCTGGATATGcctgcttccttttctgcttacAGAGTTCCTATGTCCCTTCTTCTTGTTGTTGTACCGTGTGCTATGACTGCCATCACTTCACTCTGCTGGTTGTTTGGAGGTTTGTTTTCTCTCGACAGAACTCAGAGATACAGGGTAGGAGATGGGATCGGTCGTGTGCACCCTCAGCCTGACAGGCACATATGCACTGGCATCGAGGAGGACTATGGGTTGACTTCTCATGAGAGTAACAGAATCCTGAGGAGAAGAGTCATACGATCCACTCTTTCATCAGATTCTCTTCCGATTCCATCCGTCTcgaaagaaaccacaaatgcaAGAATGCTTGCAGAGAATGGTtcatgaacaaaagaataaaaaaattaataaatagaaagcaTCACCACTCCCCCTGAATCACAGAGTGACGGTACACCTACTAGTATACAAAGAGAACCCAGTTagccataaatataaataaataaataaataaataaataaataaataaataaataaacgaatgagTAGTAAGTAGAGAGATGGGCAAGGTTATGTGAAAGTAAGCGGTGTTTGTCGACTTGACTTGATAGTGCTGCCCCGTCCTGAACACGTTGGACACCCGATTGCCTTCGTGTCACCGTGACGGCAGGCGTGAGCTTCTCTGAGGCGGCAGGACACGTGCAAGTGTGCTCTGATCAGTCAGGGAATGTCATTTCCGTGCGGACCCGGGCGggtctcatttcctcctcctgatTCTTTCTTGCAAGATTGTCGAGGAGAAGAAGGATCTCCCGATTTCTGCTCGGACCATCTCCCAGGCACACGGGCTGTGGTTCCTGTCttgcaggtagagggagatccTTTGGAAGTAGGTCCTCAGGGTGGAGTCCTCATGCATGAGGGGGGTCTCGGCCAGCCCCGCCTCCTGCAGGGGACAGGCCTCCAGGTCATCCAGCTGCTCAGAGAGCCCCGAGCACAGTTCCTCCAGGAGAGTCATGTTCCAAGGAGCAGAGGACGTGTTCGTGCAGAAGAGGTGGAAGACCTTCTGGGTCATCACGTGGACCACAGAGAGGGCCTGCGCCTCCTGGAGCCGCTGGCCATCAAACAGCTCCTTGGGGAAGGCAAAGTCATTGGTGTAGTGGTCACAAGAGCCGGCAGAGAGTCTCCTCATCTGTCCCAGGAGCGTCAGGACCCTCCAGTTGCGCAGGCCGTGGGTGTCGGGCAGGTGGCAAGCCAGACAGCACAGGGAGTGGCAGCTGAGCAGCACCAGGGCCACCGagaaggagcagggcagggccatCGGGGATCCTGCAGGGGCTGTGGGCCTGGCTGCGCTGGGCAAGTGTGGGAACCGCGGCTTCAGCTTCTCTGAGCATCTTCCCTCGTGTGTGGGGCTTAAGTAGGCAACAGACGCGTTTTCCATTTCTGAACGTCTCCCTCACTTTCTACTTccctttttgctttcctttatgaTGCACTTTCGACTGCCTCTAGAGCACTGTTTCCCAACTACATGGGCGTGCTTGTCATGACTGCCCTTGCCTCCAGAGTCTTCTGGATTGGCTTTTCACGCATCATCCAGAAAAGTTCGGAACCCGGATGCGCTGTCTCTAGAGTACAGTGTATGTCCCATGCTCCTATCTGAACTTTGGACATACACAACCCCGTGTCGGTTCACCCTTCTCATGTGAAGGCGACGCAGGGTTAAGGGTGTCTAACGCTGGTAAACATGAAGGCCAATTGTTAGGCTTCCGACGTGGAATGGGATGGCCAACGTTGAAGAGGGACCCATCGAGTACTGATAGGTACATGATTTCTGATACGGAAAGCACATATGCAGGTGAACCATGTCTACAAAGACAAGAGAATGAACGCAGAGTCTCTCCCAATTTAGAACGATGCCGAACTGCTGATCGGAATCGAAGAGTTGAATTACTTCCTTGACATGTGTTTCTGCAGTAAGGCCATTTCATGTTGCCTCGGCTGACAAAGTGATCTCTTGCCTCACCTGCGACTCCGTACTCATCAAGGTGTTTTCaaaactcctttttttctgttttgcactGTGTCCAGTTACTGATGCGTTGACTGACTTTCGTAAAGTCAAACGATCATGCAGAATCTCTTTGTTCTGAAATGCTGAAAGCCCACATCACCTCCAGGCTCACACAGAAGCCACATCCACAAAGCGCCAAAGGCAGCTCCCAAGTCAGCCAAGGCCACCTCTCCCAGTGACTTTGAGATCCAGGAACGGATGGAGAGAAAGTCCTCTGCTCACAGGGGCCTGTCATTCCTAGGTGTGTCGCCCTCCTCGGCACACATTTCAGGGCTCTTCCACTAATTCAACGGCCATGCTTCTTGTGTGGTACTCAAGAAAGCCCAAGGAGAGACAACAAACAGGAAGCAAGAAGCTTTGGCTGGGGCCCTCCCAGACTGAGCTTTGGAGAGCCTACAGACCACTGGACTATCTAAGACTAGTTCACAGAGCCCAGAATCTGGGAAGCCTTGTCACAGGGATTCCCTCAGGTGGCTGAAGGTTCATTTCCAGGGACACTATGCAGATACAGACCACGGAGGTGGGAAAAGTCTCTCTACGTCGTATTTTTTTTCTGCGCAGCTAACTACTCGTAAAAGATATCttgatttttagagaaagagagagagagagagagtgaaagcaatATAGAgagcagcatgagcaggggaggagagggagtagcagacacCCACCTGAGAAGGAGCCCGATGacaggctccatccaaggaccctgggattggcgatccagccaaagacagatgcctcatggaacgagccacccaggtgccccagggacaaGGAATCCTCTGCAGTCTCTGcgcttgtggggagcctgatgtggggttccatccacCCGCCCTGAGATGAGGatctcagctgaaaccaagatctggCTGCTTACCCGACCTTGCCAACCACATTGCCTACCTCGCTGCTCTTTGGAACACTGTATTttccagagggggagagagacagcgagagcgagagcgagagcgagagagagcgagagagaaaagCTGAGGAAATTGGCTTTTTACACTCTCTGAATCCGTTCCTCCTAGAAAACCTGTTTTTACCTCGGGAGATGAATCACACAGCAAGGGCAACCTGATGCACACAACACAAGCCAGGTGTCCAGGCCTGGTCACTATCTCAGTGCATTGCTGGCTGTAGGGGGCAGTCTTCTGCTGTAGAGCATCAGACAGACCACCGAGTCCAATCCTCCCGCTTTGTCATTGCTTGTTCCTACAGCCACTGTCCCCTGGTTGTAACGGGGACGTGCCCTCCGGTCCATAATGGTCTGTCATCAGGAGCAAAAGAAGACAACAAGGCCTCTTGGAGGAGAGTTTCCAAAAAGGAGGGAGCCTCCACAGACTCTGGGCTTCAGTGAGTGGCTTGCCCTTagaagtcacatggccacacaggATCCACAAGGGAATCCATCTGGAGACCACTTCTCCTTTGGGACTCTGTTCCCTTGGCAGCGCTTCCATTGCTAGGCTTCAAGGGAACGGACCGGCTTGTAACTGGCAGAACCCAATAGGCATTTTCTTAAGGATATTGGCACTGGGACATCCACCAGTCTAATAGGGAAGGTATTATCTAGTGCTGCTTGATTGTATTTCCGGATATGcctgcttccttttctgcttacAGAGTTCCTATGTCCCTTCTTCTTGTTGTTGTACCGTGTGCTATGACTGCCATCACTTCAATCTGCTGGTTGTTTGGAGGTTTGTTTTCTCTCGACAGAACTCAGAGATACAGGGTAGGAGATGGGATCGGTCGTGGGCACCCTCAGCCTGACAGGCACATACGCACTGGCATCGAGGAGGACTATGGGTTGACTTCTCATGAGAGTAACAGAATCCTGAGGAGAAGAGTCATACGATCCACTCTTTCATCAGATTCTCTTCTGATTCCCTCCGTCTcgaaagaaaccacaaatgcaAGAATGCTTGCAGAGAACGgtttaatgaacaaaagaataaaaaacttaataaatagaaAGCATCCCCACTCCCCCTGAATCACAGAGTGACGGTACACCTACTAGTATACAAAGAGAACCCAGTTGAgccataaatacaaataaataaataaataaataaataaataaataaataaataaacgaatgaCTAGTAAGTAGAGAGATGGGCAAGGTTATGTGAAAGTAAGCGGTGTTTGTCGACTTGACTTGATGGTGCTGCCCCGTCCTGAACACGTTGTACACCCGATTGCCTTCGTGTCACCGTGACGGCAGGCGTGAGCTTCTCTGAGGCGGCAGGACAGGTGCAAGTGTGCTCTGATCAGTCAGGGAATGTCATTTCCGTGCAGACCCGGGCGggtctcatttcctcctcctgatTCTTTCTTGCAAGATTGTCGAGGAGAAGAAGGATCTCCCGATTTCTGCTCGGACCATCTCCCAGGCACACGGGCTGTGGTTCCTGTCttgcaggtagagggagatccTTTGGAAGTAGGTCCTCAGGGTGGAGTCCTCATGCATGAGGGGGGTCTCGGCCAGCCCCGCCTCCTGCAGGGGACAGGCCTCCAGGTCATCCAGCTGCTCAGAGAGCTCCGAGCACAGTTCCTCCAGGAGAGTCATGTTCCAAGGAGCAGAGGAGGTGGAAGACCTTCTGGGTCATCCGGGCAGAAGAGGTGGAAGACCTCTTCTGTCCGGGCAGAAGAGGTGGAAGACCTTCTGGGTCATCACGTGGACCACAGAGAGGGCCTGCGCCTCCTGGAGCCGCTGGCCATCAAACAGCTCCTTGGGGAAGGCAAAGTCATTGGTGTAGTGGTCACAAGAGCCGGCAGAGAGTCTCCTCATCTGTCCCAGGAGCGTCAGGACCCTCCAGTTGCGCAGGCCGTGGGTGTCGGGCAGGTGGCAAGCCAGACAGCACAGGGAGTGGCAGCTGAGCAGCACCAGGGCCACCGagaaggagcagggcagggccatCGGGGATCCTGCAGGGGCTGTGggcctggctgggctgggctgggcaggtgTGGGATCCGCTGCTCCAGCTTCTCTGAGCATCTTCCCTCGTGTGTGGGGCTTAAGTAGGCAACAGACGCGTTTTCCATTTCTGAACATCTCCCTCACTTTCTACTTccctttttgctttcctttatgaTGCACTTTCGACTGGCTCTAGAGCACTGTTTCCCAACTACATGGGCGTGCTTGTCATGACTGCCCTTGCCTCCAGTGTCTTCTGGATTGGCATTTCACGCATCATCCAGAAAAGTTCGGAACCCGGATGCGCTGTCTCTAGAGTACAGTGTATGTCCCATGCTCCCATCTGATCTTTGGACATACACAACCCCTTGTCGGTTCACCCTTCTCATGTGAAGGCTACGCAGGGTTAAGGATGTCTAACGCTGGTAAACATGAAGGCCAATTGTTAGGCTTCCGACGTGGAATGGGATGGCCAACGTTGAAGAGGGACCTATCGAGTACTGATAGGTACATGATTTCTGATACGGAAAGCACATATGCAGGTGAACCATGTCTACAAAGACAAGAGAATGAACGCAGAGTCTCTCCCAATTTAGAACGATGCCGAACTGCTGATAGGAATCGAAGAGTTGAATTACTTCCTTGACATGTGTTTCTGCAGTAAGGCCACTTCATGTTGCCTCGGCTGACAAAGTGATCTCTTGCCTCACCTGCGACTCCGTACTCATCAAGGTGTTTTCaaaactcctttttttctgtttcactctGTGTACAGTTCCTGATGCGTTGACTTACTTTCCTAAAGTCAAAAGATCATGTGACATCTGTTTGTTCCTAAATTATGAGAGCCCACATCACCTCCAGGGTCACACAGAAGTCACATCTACAAACAGACAATGGGACCTCCAAGTTTTGTTAATATCACCTCTTCTACCATGACTTTCTGATGAAGGAAAGATTGAGGGAAATTCTTCATATCACTGTGCaagttattcctaggtatttcataCTCTTCTTGCAGGTGTATGGCTTATCTTCCACTAATTCTATATCCATGCGTTGAGTGTTAcccaagaaaacccaaaaatggaAATCAAGAACTCAGATGTAAACTTTTGTTGTTGTACTCCAAGGGTGAGTTTTGGAGAGCCACAGACCATTATTATATTGAGGACTAGGTTACAGGCCTTAGAACTACTTTTTATAGCCCGGAGGCCTTGTAATAACTGTTCTCTGGAGGGAGATACTGATTTTCAGGGATACTATACATGTCGACAATGTGGGTATATATGAACAGTCTTGAGATCTTGtactcagttttgctgtgaagcTAACTGCTCTTTAggaaagcttaaaagaaaaaaaaattttatttaaaaaagttttttcaaattttgttttccagggacacctggtggctgaATGGGTCCATATTACAGGCTTCATTTAGGAGCAGGTCTTCACCTCCTGGAGCCCTGCCAGCAAATCTTTGTGGAACTCCACACTCACCAGGAAGTCTGGTGGAAGATTCTCACCCAATTGTCCCCCTCCTCAAGGCAACGTGGTTTCTCTATGTCTgcgaaataaaaaatgttatcataaaaagtataattttctctttttttattgaacttcgatttgctaacatataaaagtataatttCCAAAAATGATATACAAGGTAGGGATAGTGACTTATTACAGTAACAGAGTCAGTTCTTTCTAGGTAAGAGcagtttatttgttttggggatttgtttgtttgttttttctccagagaaaaatcATCCAGCAGGGAGAAGCTGATGCAGAGAACACAAACAAGCAAGTTCTCCAGACTTGGTCGCTGTCTTAGTCCATCTGTGGCTGTCAGAGGCAATCTTCCAATGAAAATAATTGGACAGGCCACAGAATAATATTATCcaactttctatttcctttttgctACAGCCACTACTCCAGCATTGTAACAGGGACATTCCCTCATGTCCAAAATAGTcagtaaggaaaaaagaagagaaaacggCCTCTTCTATGAGAGTTTCCAAAAAGTGAAGAAGTTTCACATAAGTCTTGGTTTCAGTTAGTAGCTTTGTACTTGGAAGCAAAactgttagtaaaaaaaaaaaaaaaaaaacacaaagaaccaaaaacttttaagagtttttttattcatgagaggcagagagagagagagaggcagagaggcagagacacaggcagagggagaagcaggctccctgtggggagcttgatggaAGACTGGattccaggccccaggatcagaacctaatcaaaggcagatgctcaaacactgagccacccaggtatccccacaGAAtccattttaacttcttttttattctacaCTCTCTTCCTTTGTCATCATTTCCATTCATGGGTTTAATGGGATGGAATTGCTTGTAAATAACTGACTCATATATCCATTTTCTAAGGAATGGTTGCACTTGGACGTCTACCATTAACTGTGGGAGATAtttattgcttctgtttttattccCAACATGTCTGCTCCCAGTGGCTGCTAAGagatttcatttttcccttttgtcatTATACTATTTAAAACAACTGATATCAGTTGAGTGAGATTATTGCTTGGAGGTTGGTTTTTCTACAAAGTTCAATGATACAAAGAATTGGATTTGTTATGTCCACCGCTCTTCTGACCACAACACATCTACTGGTTTAGagaaagtctattttttatttataatgtgaacaacataaaaatgaatgcgttgtaaaatccattttttttcatcaggGTATATAATTAGACTTGGTTCCTCTTTTCACTAAGAACCAAATAGAAGAACTGTCCTATAGAAACACTTAATGAGCAAAAGTAAAAACTGGAATAAATTTAAAGCTTATACTTTTGTCACCTAACCACGAAGTGCTTAGGAGGCTCAGCAAAGTATGTCAGTCATTGACAGAGTCTGAGGATCTCTTTCTGCTTTGCGTGCGGGCTTTCCTAGAGGTTGTGAAAGGAGGAGCAGGCGCCTCCCAGGCACAGCGGCTGCGTTTGTTGCCCTCCTGATAGAGATGGATGCTCTGGAAACCCTTCCCGACAACCAGTCCCGGACACAGGCAGGCCCGACCCTTCTTTCCTGGGCTCCAGGGGCTCCCGGCCGCGATCAAGGCTGGAGAGGAGGTGCTGGAGGGCGGCCTTGCTCCCCCCAGCCTGGCTGCGCTCTGCGCCCAAGAGGCTGAGGATGTGCTGCAGCAGCTGCAGGTGCGAACGGGCGCTTCGGGGCCTCTGGATTCGGGGTGTGCTCTAGTCCCCGAGGAGCTCTGAAGCAGGTGCGCCCCGGAGGCGCGCGTGAGGGTGTGCGCGCCTCGGGCGGGGCTCGGGCTCCCAGGCAGGGGTCCCGCGGGGGagccccggggcggcggcggcggcggcggcagcctCCTCCTGCCGCCCAGGGATGGGGCCCCGCGGCGGCGGTGGTGGTCCCGGCGGCCGCTGTGTGGGGCCCGGGCTGCGCGGGGCGGCCTGGGGGGGCGGCTCGGGGCCGCGGCCCGGGTCCCCGCAAACCCgtcctcccgccccctccccgccgagCGGGCGGCCCGGCGGCGCTTGGGGGGGCCCCGGTGGCCCGAGGGCGTCCTGCAGCCTGCGCTTGCGGCTCGGCCTGGGTCCCGGCGCCCCTTGGGCCGAGAAAGTGCAGCCAGAGGACGGGCCGCAAGACGCGGTTTCCCGAAGGGATTTGAGCCGAAGGGATTTGAGCCGCGGCGCGCGCGGGCGGGTTTGCAGCTTCGGGGTCGGGTGTGCGCCCGCCGGCGGGGCCGCGACCGGCtcgggagggcggggggggggggcggaggatgGGGCGGGGGGACAGTCACTGGGAGACTTGAAGACGGAGGCGACTGGAGGGGCGGTTGGGCACAAGGGCGAGGGACCCGCAGGAAGAAGGGGTGATGGGGCTTTGGGACAATGAGGCGTTGGGAGGACAGGAGACAACCTTGGGATGTTGGGGAGATGACTGATGGGGTGACTGATGGGAGTTGGGGTGACGGGAACATGAGCAATGAGGCGCCGAGATAAGGGCACGATGGGACATTGAGAGATGAGATGAGGGGACGATGCGCCACCACACGACGGGGCGAAGGGGGGATGAGAGGACAGGACGACAGGACTCGCCTGCAGCGCAGTGAGGGCGCGGTGGGCAGTGCCAGTCACCAGCCAGCCTGGTCCCCATGGTCGCTGGAAGGACGGGGAGCGCCCAGCAGGCGCCTTCCTGACTTCCAGGCAGATctgcggggccggggaggggtgcTGGCAGGGCCACAGGAGGGCCACCTGCAGACCAGGGCCCGGGACTGTTGGCCCACGGCCCAGTCACCTGCGCCCACTCCACAAATGTCAAGAACATGTTAAGTCAAAAGGTTAAACACAGAATAGCAAAACTCTTCCttaggaaaatattcaaaacataatATTGTAAGCAACTTTTTCAATGACATGGAAATGACACTATTTACCTCAAAACAACAATGAATAGAACATAACCTTTCTACCATGGATGGAAACCACCTCAGAGATCGATGGAAGATGACCTCCTTTCTTTTCAGTTGAAAGATCTGATTTGACATTTTCTTCAGTCTCTGTGACaatcttatataatttttacttaactTGATTAAATTGTCAGAACCATTTGAGAAGTTGAGTCTGTATGTGCAGACAGGATGGAGGGTGGCACCTAGCAATGGAGGGTGGCACCTAGCATAGATTTGGAGGAACACCAAATTCTCCCAACTTGAGAGTGGGGGATCcccaaaatgaaagaggaaggagcagaaaagCAGGACATAGTAGGACATAGATATGAGCTGGAGGTCAGACTTGAAAATGGATGTTGTGCTCAAGAGGGGCAGACGTGTGTGAAATGTCAGCCAAGGGGACCCACAGACATGTCTGAGCTCGGGAAGACCTAGTGTATAGGAAAACCGTGGCTGAGCGGGGAGACCTGGATGTGAAGCAGGAACCCACGGGAAAGAGAGCTTCAAACCATTTGGGTTTGAACAGAAAGACAGGAGCAAGTTGATGCCTGCAGGTGCTTGTGGGGCTGAGGACAGAGAAGATGGAAATTCAGCACATGTGATGTTCCCTGCCTttgaagggagaagggaaatgtGGGTCCGGATTGGAGAGCAGAGGTCAGTACTAAGCATCTGACTGGAGCC
This portion of the Canis lupus dingo isolate Sandy chromosome 11, ASM325472v2, whole genome shotgun sequence genome encodes:
- the LOC112662615 gene encoding interferon alpha-1/2-like gives rise to the protein MALPCSFSVALVLLSCHSLCCLACHLPDTHGLRNWRVLTLLGQMRRLSAGSCDHYTNDFAFPKELFDGQRLQEAQALSVVHVMTQKVFHLFCTNTSSAPWNMTLLEELCSGLSEQLDDLEACPLQEAGLAETPLMHEDSTLRTYFQRISLYLQDRNHSPCAWEMVRAEIGRSFFSSTILQERIRRRK
- the LOC125756020 gene encoding uncharacterized protein LOC125756020; translation: MFPSPQLPSVTPSVISPTSQGCLLSSQRLIVPKPHHPFFLRVPRPCAQPPLQSPPSSSLPVTVPPPHPPPPPPALPSRSRPRRRAHTRPRSCKPARARRGSNPFGSNPFGKPRLAARPLAALSRPKGRRDPGRAASAGCRTPSGHRGPPKRRRAARSAGRGREDGFAGTRAAAPSRPPRPPRAARAPHSGRRDHHRRRGAPSLGGRRRLPPPPPPPRGSPAGPLPGSPSPARGAHTLTRASGAHLLQSSSGTRAHPESRGPEAPVRTCSCCSTSSASWAQSAARLGGARPPSSTSSPALIAAGSPWSPGKKGRACLCPGLVVGKGFQSIHLYQEGNKRSRCAWEAPAPPFTTSRKARTQSRKRSSDSVND